The Drechmeria coniospora strain ARSEF 6962 chromosome 02, whole genome shotgun sequence genome has a segment encoding these proteins:
- a CDS encoding flap structure-specific endonuclease, with product MGIKGIYGELGPGQRVSLAKLAADALKNDHKPFRLAIDIAIWQFQTQAARGGTNPAIRTLFYRLVRLLATSITPIFVFDGPNKPALKRNKRSGRGDGVATAQAKRLIRLFGFSYHDAPGEAEAECALLQKQGIVDAVLSEDVDTIMFGCTRTLRNWSAEGTTSKTPTHVSLYDVNDPAIANIGLGREGMVLVALMSGGDYLPDGIPGCGVKVACEAAQAGYGKSVCSLKTSDEAGLHAWRQSLMHELKTNEKGYFRTKHKALAIPEDFPNLEVLRFYTHPAVSQQAKLDAVRQKLERKREIQLEDLREFTRETFDWDFRIGAIKFIRVLGHALLVQKLLQGQEEGLHLIQRISGRRQHITTQGTSELRVSYIPQDVVPIDLSREVDEDVSYGRDGLALNSDNEFEAGSNAMDPAEEAKTISGKVFDVAKPELAWVLEDVVRQYASEAVKTWEESEAAKVSRRSPTKKASGGRSRKAVSVPAAGTLDGFVRTTKLQSTADKGVGKDLGESAGANRSQPPKSNILRIPRPIPSRQMSKPSSPLASSPERPTTSWTTGSSPRTPRQRGPAAQPEAILISSSPVAAPPSPLPPMSASPTAQSRLRPATKGRDDQSSPLHPVHPLSRESPKSKASHTRKQRAAATKKAEAAKKPQESRFKQLSMDMFATQSPRPLEPRSQPISPPTRAKPPGRRGDDECDVVDITAVDGETLSEGPGSPGKRRSQGDSRSPTTSAAHSPCRKKKLLVPHVSADGFFTEVEVDEAERDARMTRGVRAGVARYSDVALIDLTGGD from the exons ATGGGAATCAAAGG AATCTATGGCGAGCTTGGACCTGGACAGAGAGTCTCTCTCGCCAAGCTCGCGGCTGATGCTCTCAAGAACGACCACAAACCATTTCGCCTAGCGATTGACATTGCCATCTGGCAGTTCCAGACGCAAGCCGCACGAG GCGGCACCAATCCTGCCATCCGCACGCTCTTCTACCGCCTTGTTCGACTATTGGCCACCTCAATCACGCCCATATTCGTCTTCGACGGACCGAACAAGCCCGCATTGAAGCGGAACAAACGATCGGGAAGAGGGGATGGCGTTGCCACGGCACAGGCGAAGCGACTGATTCGATTATTTGGCTTTTCCTACCATGACGCCCCGGGAGAGGCCGAAGCCGAATGCGCACTCCTGCAGAAGcaaggcatcgtcgacgccgtcctcaGCGAAGACGTCGACACCATCATGTTTGGCTGCACAAGAACGCTCCGAAATTGGTCTGCCGAAGGGACGACCTCCAAGACGCCGACGCACGTCTCCTTGTACGACGTGAACGACCCGGCCATTGCCAACATCGGCCTGGGACGGGAAGGAATGGTACTCGTTGCTCTCATGAGCGGTGGCGATTATTTGCCGGACGGCATCCCCGGCTGCGGCGTCAAAGTAGCGTGCGAAGCTGCCCAAGCGGGCTACGGCAAGTCCGTATGCAGCTTGAAGACATCGGACGAAGCCGGTCTTCACGCCTGGAGGCAGTCGCTGATGCACGAGCTCAAAACGAACGAAAAGGGTTACTTTCGCACGAAGCACAAGGCCTTGGCGATACCCGAAGACTTTCCCAACCTCGAGGTTCTGCGCTTCTACACACATCCTGCCGTATCACAACAGGCCAAACTCGACGCTGTGCGACAGAAACTGGAGAGAAAACGCGAGATACAGCTCGAAGACTTGCGTGAGTTCACAAGAGAAACCTTCGACTGGGACTTTCGGATAGGTGCCATCAAGTTCATTCGAGTCCTCGGCCACGCCCTGCTCGTGCAGAAGCTGCTCCAGGGGCAGGAGGAGGGCCTACACCTCATACAGCGAATTTcgggccgacggcagcacaTTACGACACAAGGCACCTCGGAGCTGCGTGTTTCCTACATTCCACAGGACGTCGTCCCGATCGACCTGTCGCGAGAAGTGGACGAGGATGTCAGCTACGGACGCGATGGGCTAGCGTTAAACAGCGACAATGAATTCGAGGCTGGCTCCAACGCCATGGATCCTGCCGAAGAAGCCAAGACGATATCCGGCAAGGTATTCGACGTTGCAAAGCCAGAGCTCGCCTGGGTACTCGAGGATGTTGTAAGGCAGTACGCATCAGAGGCCGTCAAAACCTGGGAGGAATCGGAGGCAGCCAAGGTCAGCCGAAGGTCGCCGACGAAAAAGGCCAGCGGAGGGCGGTCGAGAAAAGCAGTCAGCGTGCCTGCTGCCGGAACTCTTGACGGCTTCGTTCGGACTACCAAGCTCCAATCCACGGCAGACAAGGGGGTTGGCAAGGACCTGGGAGAAAGCGCCGGCGCGAACCGTTCTCAGCCCCCGAAATCCAATATACTCCGCATACCCCGACCGATCCCGTCGAGGCAAATGAGTaagccatcctcgcccttgGCGTCCAGTCCCGAAAGACCTACGACCAGTTGGACCACCGGGAGCTCACCGAGAACGCCTAGGCAACGAGGGCCCGCAGCTCAGCCAGAGGCGATTCTCATCTCGTCTAGTCCCGTCGCAGCGCCACCTTCGCCTCTCCCTCCCATGTCCGCATCCCCGACTGCTCAGTCCCGGCTCCGTCCTGCGACCAAGGGCAGGGATGATCAATCTAGTCCGCTTCATCCGGTTCACCCCTTGAGCAGAGAGTCTCCCAAGTCGAAAGCAAGCCATACTCGCAAGCAACGTGCAGCAGCGACCAAGAAGGCTGAAGCGGCCAAGAAACCGCAAGAATCGAGGTTCAAGCAACTGTCCATGGACATGTTTGCGACCCAGAGTCCTCGACCCCTTGAGCCTAGGAGCCAACCGATTtctccgccgacgagggccaaGCCTCCAGGACGCCGAGGGGACGATGAATGCGACGTAGTGGACATTACCGCCGTAGATGGCGAAACCCTCTCCGAAGGCCCGGGTTCGCCTGGCAAGCGGCGGTCCCAAGGTGACTCTCGGAGCCCTACCACGAGCGCGGCACACAGCCCGTGCCGGAAGAAGAAACTCCTCGTGCCGCATGTGTCGGCCGACGGGTTCTTCACGGAAGTGGAAGTGGACGAAGCAGAACGGGATGCGAGGATGACTCGTGGCGTACGAGCCGGCGTGGCAAGATACAGCGACGTGGCTCTGATAGATCTCACCGGCGGTGACTGA